The DNA segment TTCtttcatttttactctgcatattattttttttaatctaatttggTCTTCCAGTCTTTACAACTAAGCCATTATTTGATTTTCTTGACACTTGTGCTTGCTTTTTTTGCCGACTATATTTCTGTAGCTTGTGTTTGCCATTATTTCTATAgcttgcttgtttgtgttttgcAGTTAATTCTTACCAGAGTTCCAAATGAGTTTCGGTGGCCAGTATATAGCAAAAATATGTGATATCCATTCGGTCAGAACAGctagcataaaaaaaaaaaaaaaaaacatctaagAGAGAGATATGTACATAACATCTGTTTGGCCAGCATAACTCTACACGATGTCGGTTTACTTAACAGGAGATTTCCTGTTATTTTTATAACAGGACCCAAGCCGAACCCGTATAAACAGGAAGTATAAATAAACTGAGGAGCACATGAAAGAGTGACATTATCTTTCCTATTTGccatataaaaatattgaattccatttcttcCGATTCAAatgcaaattttaaatttagaggCCGAGTATTCATATGAATATTACTGTAGAGTGCTATAACCTTATTCATAgaatagaaattgaaaataaaatttggagaaAAAACTTCTTTACTGCATACGAGAGGGACAAAATGGAAATGAGAAAATATACTGTGGTTTGCTGCATACCCACATTTATTCATAGAATAGACAAGAATAAATAAAcgttaaataaattaatgactCTTCCAGGTCCCACTAATTCTCACTATGAATGAGTCCCATCCAATGATTTTCCGAGAAAATACTGCAAAGAACAAACAAAGTCAAACCTGACCACCCTCCTTCTCCAAATTAGACAATATCTCATTATAATCGCCAAAACACAACCAAAGACAATtagaaaaatttgataaatatttcATCAATTGCCATACCTCCTTACGACGCCCCACATTCAGATGACCATAAATCTAAGTAATTATCCATTTATAGTTCTTGGAGGGCCTATTTAAATCTAGAGCCCATTCTATTATAAAGGTCTAAAGTGGGAAAGTCCATAAAAAAGGTCCTTGGCTGATTGAAGGGAATAAAAGAGTCCAAAGTACATCGAAATTATACATATACCGTGCCACCTATCACGAAAAGATAAAGACTTCATGCAGTTACATGATTATTCAAGGTAATTGAGTGATGATTCACACCAATAAATTCTGAATAAGATAAGTATTGTGCATGAGCCTATATATATTACGTTACCCTTAATAGTAAGGGATGAAACTCTTTTCTTCATTTATGAATTCTTTGGCAGCGTTTgctgacttaagcatcagagttTTCTCATGTGGATCATACTGGAACCTCTTAATAGTATGTGGTCAAACGGTTGCAGAGGGGAAGTGGGACATGTACTTAAACTTGGCGCCATCTGTGGGATCTATAATTATTCAACGTGGTTCTCACATGCTAACTGTAACACGTTCCGTAGCAAGCCAAACGATGGATACATTGCCGCCATCTATAGAAGCACAATTAGCAGTAGTGGAGGAGAGACTGAGGAAAGCGTTGGAAGCCATAGAAATCttgcaaaaggaaaatgacGACCTGCGACATAAGAATGCTGAATCTGATGAtacctgtaacagcccgctagaaatttaacggtgaaatttctattggctttaggaatctcgtaaagacccgataagtttttcactaatctattaatcgtatagttgatgttattactcactatggtatcagaagtaggtttcgattattggagatagttagaaagttttaataggacacatggaaagattttagccaccttgctcttccaagtatactctccattttttggaaaatagcctaaactgattttgtggatattattggataaaaataaaaataaaaagaaatatcttgaggtaattttcgtgaatattattggataaaaatattttgagttgatttttatagatattattagataaaaatatcttaagttgatttttgtagatattattggatagaatattatgagataatcttttatagatattttgggtaggagaaaactatactcaactctcaactccagccttatcatcttccttatatCGTCCATAAGTAGCTTcagccatcacctacaaacttatcttcatttacacgttcctttaaaagaatatcaaatactttctctcgaacagctttttggagttcttttgcacgcccatttcgaagcttttgtaagtgttttatcataaaatctccttcatataagttgttccttttttaatctaatttacatgaatatcttattttccccatttgaagatcatttggtcagtcaaatattatataaactatagaaaggtcattctgagagataaactggagaatagtttatagtttggatttttttaccaagctaatggatagatattggtccgaaatttttatggagtattgttaacatgtatatgtgactattggttgaggatttttgcatgattaaaggttttgatgaaagattttcttagatttagaaacttagaaactggaagaagaaaaacagtttctgttttgagaaagtttaactctttggtggtctaaacctattctgatgactttgataattttattggaggatcctaagcatcttatatacatgttatattattattttgaaaatatttgatgttaatttcaaagatatgaaattttatgcaaagagatattcagataagccaaagtgtggatattcttggctaaatttatgttttggttactttctaaccatgtgatcttgaattagaagattatatatgttttaggacatctttttaaaccatgtgatggtttggtttgaagatcatatatttataagttatagatcaagagatttatcaaaactagttgaggagaaagtttttgtttttggactaagtgtaaaaccaaaaactccaaatgttattttgtgattttggtgactttagtttgatgatttaaagcatggttgatgttaggatgatattatgaatatgttagaagtaagatttgatttttgaaattcttggagatgttttgatttaaggtcaaaacttgtgattcaaatgcttggatctttttacaaaaaaagtttggtgttgattattagctttttctaaatggattttttaagtatggttttgaatttaggattggaagatgtttgttgcaaaattttggtttaagcatgagttttgaagttggaaggaattgcaacaaaaatcaagggaaatggcctatggatgttttggtcatagtgtgttttccatagttgtgttttgttttaaatttttctgagttgatatttaagtttaggacaaaatttacatgaggaatgtaaattttggaaacttttggagttagtatgcaaaatccttaagttatgggtaaaatggtcattttcccacatgtagagagtaaaatgaaaattttactctttaagttagtattttccatatttcaaattattagtgatttagttctaacctttagaatcactaattacagttcctcgtgatcgcacttgaagttttataagaaacgcggagatcgaggtaagttaacgTTTAagttactagcagtctattgtgtatgtgtgctaagtaaaagaactacagtatatgtatgtatgttatcatatatgtcatgccatgccaagttatcacgtatttgtctattatacagaatttattctgtcatcaatttttatctgttacttaatatattctgtcatgtattattgtacattacaagtatatcatgttaaatatgttgtccattatatgttatgccatgttacgaaatgtttctatctcaagttggtcatgtatttcaagttatgttcaaatcacgttatgttacgtcagggctctagtcctttcgtattccagtcacgtttcatcttgagtacattcagtttgtatagaatacatggggtcacaaccactgtggagtatgtatttaactgcattgtgatgtgtagaatacatggggccacaacaactgtggagtatgtatttacacgtagaatacatgaggccacaacaactatggagtatgtatttttcatgttaagtcaagtttgcatagaatacatggggccacaacaactgtggagtatgtatttacacgtagaatacatggggccacaagaactgtggagtatgtatttttcatgttaattcaagtttcagagtaagttcatactaagtcaaatttcagatcaaattcatctcaagtcaagttcagttcatgtttcaatttaagttatgtcaattatgctatgttgtacactaagttatgctttaattacttatgaatttgattatgcatttatgttttgaCTGTCATctatgcatcattagcatgtgtggaagtttttgttaacttgctaagatttgtaatcaaatctcactgtggtagtctcaactaccattccccccgaatggtagatcttgttacaggacctgaaggaggatcaggagctgaccaactagacacagtcgactgaacgacgatgcgtcgttaatgttaatatagtagttaaattactacttgtacgatggagttgcatctccagtacttttggatcataactattttggactagtgttgtgatcttagttgttcaataggtttttatgtatgaagtatgttttaagcatttgagatattttcaatttggtacatagtattgctaaagaaaaaatttatccgctgcgaatattgcatattgttagatgcatgttaggaacattgcatcttatatgtcatgaacgggggcaggtaacattgtattgcatgtctcgacgcttcaaatgtccgttcgatcccaaacgaaatttggaggcgtcacaataCCGCTATGCCTGCTCCCAATGAGCAAGGCGAGTATTCATATGAATATTGTTTTATAATACTTATCATGTCTAtacaattttccttttaataagTTCTTAGAAAATCtagaattaagataaaataaacacataagAAATATCTTACCATATTTATTGTTGCTTCTTCTAGatatttaatacatattttagaatttgtgcctatttgagattgtaatagaaaatagaatttttcatgatAGAGTTTTTAATTGTAGAAATTTACTAAAAAGCTATTTACTGTTTAGTAAATGTGCGCCTAAATCGCTTTTAAAATTAGTTacgataatttttaaaaaaatgtaacatTATATGCCGGATCTTTTCAACAAAAACTTTAATTTTGTGCTTTTTAAAAAGAGCAGTTACACCCTACGAGGTGTAGCACTAGAGCAGCTATCGAGAAGGCATAATggtcctttttatttatttttatttttttcatataatttttttatattcttaattttttttaaaaaaaatactttcttaatcattaaataaaaaaataatcggtaaactaggcctgcaacccgagcCCACAATAGCGGGTTTGCGCCCGACCCAACCGCCCACATTTAAGGCGCCAATCCGACCCAATCAGACCCGTCAAAACGAAATCGGGTCGAACCCGTATGACCCGTTTTgttcttaaatttaattattaaaaaaaacactgcAAATTTAGCCCTCTTTCATCTTCATCGAACCTGTACCCATTGCTGATCAAAGCTTCAACTTTCAGATTTTATCTACAATTTCCATATACTGATCTCTACAAGAATGctaagattaaaagaaaaaagagaaaaatactaTGAACAAGAAAAAATACCGGTCACTCCTACTCCTTTTACATTTTCTTGCAAACCAAACAATAGTCCTTTTGCATTTTCTTGGAAACCAAACAACAAGCAAAACCTGAAAATCTAAGATGGTCttgggaaaaaatttaaaaactaggAAAAAAAAACCCGTCGCCTTCGAACCAATAATTTTCTCATGCGTAAATCAGAGGGAAGCGGGAAACATGTGATCTGAGCAAAACCCCTACATCTCCGAGCTCCAACATCAATGCTCGAAGAAAAGCGAACGAGATGAGGGCTTTTGGTTTTCCACTCTGGTTCCAGTAGATCTAGATTGAAGAACTCGAGGATTAAGAAGGACCTCTATTGGGAACGACGACCACAAACAACCTCTGTTTGTGAAACTTTGGGGAAGAGCTTGAAAATGGAACACTTCATCGGATCTATCGGTTTCGACCGATTAATATTTCTATCAACTCGTAAGATTTCTGGATCCAAAAAACTCGACATTTGTCGGGTGGGCTGCAGTCGGTTTCTGCGGATTGATCGGCCCAAGGCCTTTTATGCACAGGCCTACGATAAACTTCCTCGAAGTCTTGGTAggtaaagtatttttcttttaaatacttttaattttttgtaagtcttagaaatattttttataaatttaccaaatatattattatttttttaaaataatttttagaaaaaatcttGATGCAATCTGAATGATCCTTTCATGACGTATTCATTTTAGCACTTGATGGACATTGGACATGGTTATAGTATGACCACGCAAGCATAAAGCCGAAGACATGGGCCAATGTAGGCCCAACCCAAGTTTAGAGAATCGGGTTTGAGGGAAAGTCCAGGATTGAACTTATTATATAGGCAAAGTTTTCCTTGGGCATCATGGGCTTTTTATGGCGTTtaagatatgtttttgttttcttttttaataatttgctgtcgacatgaaaataaataaaattaatttttatattttctcctTTGCTTatttaaggagaaaaaaaaaagttaaaaaataaccGATAGGAGCTTACCTAGTTGGTGTTGATAGTCATTGGGAAAACTACTTACAACTGCAAAAATTAAATTCCCTCTCTTACATATCtttctaaataattaattagatcacacttaattaatttaatagttattatatatatatatatatatcaagcaaTTAGAATTTAATCATGATCATAAAATACTATTTAATGGTGGTTAGGTTTGAAGATTAACCAAATAATTACTCTTTAAAAAATGGTATAAACCAAACTACTCATTGGGTTTTATGTAtgctttttgaaaaattttatataccataCTACTGTTCCACTTGTATTCCACTAAGAAAGATATGACACATTTATAAtcattaaataatcatttattacatacttCTTTATCGtcaaatagtgataaatgagtcacatcatatatagtgaGATACAAGTAGGATGGTCCTATAATGTATAGTATTACTTATATTTTTTGGAgttgtgggttttttttttttaatcaaaattgaCCACTCAATTTTTCGTTGAAAATAATTGAGACATATGccaagcctttttttttttttttttttttatatataggtaataagagattttattccaagtaaataggcatataCTAAGTACACATGAAATATACAATAGAATACACTTAAATACAAGCCAAAACAATACAGTACTAAAATAAAAGCATTACAAATATTCCTAACCCTCACTTAATGTTCACCTACAAATTTAAAGTGCTAAAGAAAATATCCTTAAATTCCctcaattaaaatttgataagaaaaaaactTTTGATCATATCAATTGGAATTTTCTTCTTTACTTGATTGGGAATATTTGGATTTGATAAACAGTAGtgcttgtggataagatattaCATTTTGACGGCCTACAACACCCACCAACAAGTCCATCTCCTTGAAGTGGTGGTCCTTGAAGTGGTACACAATGAGCtgcctaagttggaactgtcgagggcttgggaaccctcgaacaGTGAATAAGTTGCATCTTATGGTGCAAAATAAGTCCCCaaaatttgttttcttgatggaaacaaagagcaacAGAACAAAGGTGGAAGCTGTCAAAAGGAGACTGCAATTTGACAACAGCTTTGTAGTCAATTCGAGAGGAACCAGTGGTGGGTTAGCCTTCCTTTGGAAAGATGACATGGAAGCAGAAGTGGTGTCATACACACAGAACCACATTTCACTTATAGTGAAGGGCATGAAGGGGGGAATCCCTTGGCATTTGACTGGGTTCTATGGCAACCCAATGACAGCAAAAAGGCAGGAAAGTTGGCTCTTGCTTCAAGCTCTTAAACCTGCAAGTTCAATAGGATGGATGTGtgtaggtgattttaatgaaataatgtgCTATGGTGAGAAGTGGGGAGGAGCACTGAGACCATACAAACAAATGAAGGCATTCATAACTGCGGTTTATAGTTGTGGCCTGAGTGATATGGGTTACCTTGGAAGCAAATTCACATGGTTGAATGGAAGGCAAGGGAGGGCTTTCACCAAAGAAAGGCTTGATAGGGCCTTTAGCAACTCTGTCTGGGCACACCTTTTCAATGATTCCAAGGTATTTATTCTCCCTGCTCTGAATTCAGATCATAATCCATTATGGGTTACAATGGAGCAGCTGCAAGCACCTAGAAACAGACAACAAAAACCATTCAGATATGAGGCATGCTGGTTAATGAAGGAAGAAAGCTTTAAACTGATTGAGGAAGCTTGGAGGGCACCAAGACAAACTGTGAACAAAATGCAAGGTACCATTGACAGACTAAAAACCTGTAGATCAAAGCTGACTCAATGGAGTAAGCAAACTTTTGCCACTGCAAAGAGAGAAGTTTGTGCCCAAATAGACTACATCTCTACATTACAAGAAAGGAACACAGGCCAGCTAACAAAGGAGATAAAACAAGCACAACAAGAAGTAAACAAACTTCTTGAGGCCGAAAATATTAAGTGGAAACAAAAAGCCAAGCAGAGGTGGCTGGCTGAGAGGGATAGAAATACCAAATATTTCCACCAATGTGCTTCAGACAGGAGAAAATCCAATGTAGTCAGAAAATTGTTGGACAGCAATGGACAAGCAGTAAGTTCGAAAGAAGGAATTTGTGCTCTATTCCAAGAATACTTCACAGAGATTTTCACCTCCTCTAACCCCAGTAATCCAGAAGCATGCATAGCATCAATGGAAGCTCGGGTAACAGCCACAAAACTCCATGTTGACAAAGGCCTACACTGTGCAAGAGGTGGAAGAAGCTCTTTTTAACATGAATGGTCTAAGCTCCCCAGGACCAGATGGATTCCCTGCTATCTTCTACCAAAAGCACTGGCCAGTGGTGGGACCATAGGTGTGTGATACTATTCTAAATGTCCTTAATTTAGGTGGCAACATAAGGGACATCAATAGCACATTCATTGCCCTCATTCCCAATAAGAAAGTTCCCAACACAGTCACAGAATTCAGGCCCATATCTCTCTGTAATGTACTCTATAAACTCATTTCTAAATGCATAGCCAACAGAGTAAAGAAGGTCTTACCTAGTGGCATTTCTCCTTCTCAATTTGCTTTTATCCCTAATAGACTAATAACTGATAATGTTATTATTGCTTTTGAGGCTTTGCATACTATGAAATGTAAATTATCAGGAAAAAAATGGTACATGACATTAAAACTAGACATGAGCAAAGCTTATGACAGAGTTGAGTGGGGCTTCCTTAGAGTTGTGCTTCACAAGATGGGGTTCTGCAGTCAGTGGGTGGAACTAGTGATGAGATGTATAGAATCTGTCTCATATGCTCTTTTAGTGAATGGTGAGCCTCAACAAGAGTTCCTACCTTCTCGAGGCATAAGACAAGGTGACCCACTGTCACCTTATCTTTTCATCATGTGTGCAGAGGCACTAGGCAACCTGATTCACAAGGCTGGGGAAGATAGACTGATTAATGGCGTACCAATAGGGAAGAGTCATTTAAGAATCTCCCAtctcttttttgcagatgacaaccTGCTATTTTGTAAGGCAAATGTAATGGAATGGAATAGAATGATAAACCTTTTGAGAACTTATGAGATGGCATTTGGCCAAAGATTAAATCTGGAAAAAACTTCCATTATTTTCAGCAAAAACACAGCAAGGCAGACCCAAGACTACCTTCTGTCAATTGCTGGGATAAGATCTGGTTTGGCCTATGAAAGGTATCTAGGATTACCATCCGTGGTGGGAAGAAACAAGTCAAAATCCTTCCAAGACATTCTAGACAAAATCAGATTGAGGCTTAGTAACCACAAAACTAAAACACTATCTCAGGCAGGGAAGGAAATATACCTCAAAGCAGTGATCCAAGCCTTACCCACCTACACTATGAGTGTTTTTAAACTACCTTCCTCCTTCCTTCAATCCATCAACAGTGTTATCCAGCAATTCTGGTGGGGTCAGCAGGAGAAGGAACACAAGATTCATTGGGAATCTTGGAGAAAAATATGACAAGGCAATAGGGGGACTCGGTTTTAGGG comes from the Carya illinoinensis cultivar Pawnee chromosome 8, C.illinoinensisPawnee_v1, whole genome shotgun sequence genome and includes:
- the LOC122274417 gene encoding uncharacterized protein LOC122274417, with protein sequence MSCLSWNCRGLGNPRTVNKLHLMVQNKSPKFVFLMETKSNRTKVEAVKRRLQFDNSFVVNSRGTSGGLAFLWKDDMEAEVVSYTQNHISLIVKGMKGGIPWHLTGFYGNPMTAKRQESWLLLQALKPASSIGWMCVGDFNEIMCYGEKWGGALRPYKQMKAFITAVYSCGLSDMGYLGSKFTWLNGRQGRAFTKERLDRAFSNSVWAHLFNDSKVFILPALNSDHNPLWVTMEQLQAPRNRQQKPFRYEACWLMKEESFKLIEEAWRAPRQTVNKMQGTIDRLKTCRSKLTQWSKQTFATAKREVCAQIDYISTLQERNTGQLTKEIKQAQQEVNKLLEAENIKWKQKAKQRWLAERDRNTKYFHQCASDRRKSNVVRKLLDSNGQAVSSKEGICALFQEYFTEIFTSSNPSNPEACIASMEARVTATKLHVDKGLHCARGGNIRDINSTFIALIPNKKVPNTVTEFRPISLCNVLYKLISKCIANRVKKVLPSGISPSQFAFIPNRLITDNVIIAFEALHTMKCKLSGKKWYMTLKLDMSKAYDRVEWGFLRVVLHKMGFCSQWVELVMRCIESVSYALLVNGEPQQEFLPSRGIRQGDPLSPYLFIMCAEALGNLIHKAGEDRLINGVPIGKSHLRISHLFFADDNLLFCKANVMEWNRMINLLRTYEMAFGQRLNLEKTSIIFSKNTARQTQDYLLSIAGIRSGLAYERRRNTRFIGNLGEKYDKAIGGLGFRDLGPSLLLFGEASLQQEVIEDGAFWRLGTGSEIHIWEDKWLGYPNPSKVTSPMKNLDVKAKVAELINPETKMWKTELVQDTFAKGEAKLILQTPISSMETRDRIIWNGTKEGFFSKKENEDVLHALWSCAAAMNVWSLCSKRIQKRSTKQLPMLLFFDYLIKVLNEEEVQKFVVVARKIWWRRNSFIFNQEFTKPHIIVKETRTLLDMLAEKDIDLNSKKPPSCPLTEVWQAPSPNWFKINWDGAVDKER